AGGGCCTTCTTCCCGGACAGACGAACGTGGGAAATGCCGCCCAGGTGACCTCGGCTCAGAACAATGTGGATATCACCGATTTTGGGCTTTTTGCCCAACAAGAAGTCAATTTTGCTGATAGAGTTATTGCTACAGTTGGCGGCCGGTGGGATAAGTCTACTCTCAACCTTGATGTTGATCAATATTATTTCTACCCAAAAGCGTCTATCGCTATCAACGTAACCAATTTCGATTTTTGGGAAACGGATTGGGTAACACAGCTCAAACCCCGAATCGCCTATGGTGAAACCGGAGGGCTCCCCAATTTCGGGAGTATCTTTTCCAGTCTCGGAGGTACAAATATTGGAGATTTAGGAGGGGCAACTGCACCGGGAACGGATGTAGACCCCGATCTTAAACCAGAACGTGCAAAGGAACTTGAGTACGGTATTGATATCTCCCTTTTTAACGGTCGTGCATCCCTGGAATTTACGCGTTACAACAAAACCATTGAAGATCTGATCCTGGGGCTACAGCCATCTCCGGCAACCGGGGTAAGCAATGTAACCACAAACGCTGCCGAGCTGGAAAATATCGGTACGGAGATTGGATTAAATCTTATCCCGTTCCAGCGAGAAAATTTTGTGTGGAATTCGGGAATACTCTGGTGGACCAACAGGTCAGAAATCACCAATCTGGCCATTCCTCCAAGAACCAACACATTTTATGCGTCTCCTAACTTTGGGGCGAGCAGAATTGAGGAGGGAGTTTCACCAACGGCCATTTACGGATTTATACCGGATCCTGATGTTACAGATCAGGTTGAAATTGGAGATCTCCAACCCGACTTTCAAATGTCTTTTTCCAATGAATTTACGTTTCTGAGAAATTTCTCGGCAAGTTTTCTTATTCATTGGAGTCAGGGCGCGGAAGGTATTAACCTGTCAGAATTGCTGACTGACAGTGGCGGTAATACCCCCGACTTTTTCGATAGCAACAATAACCGTGTACAGCGCGAAGGGGGGACGCTTTCCTACCTTGAGGATGCATCGTATGTAAAGCTCAGAGAGGCTTCACTATACTATTCCCTCCCGGCCTCTGTTTTACAGCGACTTACCGGAAATACAGTAAATAACGCCCGTTTTGGAATTACGGGCACAAATTTACTGATGTTCACCGACTATCAGGGTTACGATCCTGAAGTGAATGCCACAGGGCGAAATGCACTTGGCACACGTGTAGATATTACTCCATATCCCTCTACACGAAAAGTGCTGTTTTCCGTACAAGTTGACTTTTAATCCAAACTGAGAAATCCAATGAGAAATATAATAATTAAGATAATGGTCTTAGCAGGATTAATGCATTTGTCAACATCCTGTAATTTAGTAGAAGTAGATCCCGTAACGGATCCGAATAGCCCGAGTTCCGCCGCTGTTCTTGAAAACGCCACTTTGGGGCAACTGCAGGATTTAGCTGCGGGACTTGAATCCGTACATCGGAACTATAATAGTGCAACAAGCGGGTGGTGGAGCCTTACCGGTACAATTAGCCGCGAACTCTACTATATCAACACATCAGATCCCAGCTTTGCCGGCACCTGGCTGCAAATTCCACCCGTCTCCGTGCCCGCTGAACAGGATAACAACTTCTTTGTGGATGGCAGCGGTTATAATACACCATACTTTGCCATACGTCATGCAAATCTGGTGATTGAGTCTGTTAATAACACAGATGTCGTTACCGAAGCTCAGCGAAACGGATATCTTGGGTTTGCGAATACCATCAAAGCCTACCAGTTCCAGATGCCTTTGATGCATCAGTACGAGAACGGGATTCGTGTAGATGTAACATTCCAGGAACCCCTTAATCCGGGCGGCTACCTGTCGTATGACGACGCTCTCTCAGAAATAAGGGGCATTCTGGATCAGGGATACAGCAACTTGCAAAATGCAGGAAACGAATTTGCATTTACTCTATCTCAGGGTTTTGAAGGATTTAATACTCCTTCTGGTATGATGGAAGTAAACCGTGCGATTGCAGCCCGTTATGCCATTTACGCTGAAGATTGGCAAGGTGCCCTGACGGCGCTGGATGATTCTTTCCTGAACCTTACTCCCGGCCAGGGAGAAGCAGAACTCTATGCAGGGCCTCAACATACATTCAGTGGTGGAAATGACCTGTTTAATCCATACCATTTTGTACCAGATGCTGACCAGAACCTATTAATCGTACCGAGTCCTGCATTTGTAGATGAAGCTGACAATGGTGACCTGCGGCTTGAGCGAAAGCTTGAAGAACGAGAAAATCCGGCTACTACGCCCGACATCACCGGGTTAGAGTCAGCTTACCAGGATGCCCGTTTCAGCTCAGCAACAAGCCCGATGCCGTTTATCAGAAACGAGGAGTTACTTCTTATTTATGCAGAGGCTAATATTCAAATCGGTGATGCAGCAAGTCTTGATAACGCTGTTGATGCGCTGAACATCATCAGAGAGGCGTGGGGAGTCGGTGCATACACCGGCACTATTAATCAGGAAGCATTAATTGATGAGATGCTGAAACAGCGCCGCTACTCTCTTTGGGGCGAAGGTCACCGTTGGGTTGATATGCGAAGATATGAACGGCTTGATCAGATTGATACATCAGCTGATGGCGGACGTGTCGCAAACTATATCGGACGGCCACAAGGTGAACTCGATTGGGATACCTTCTCTTCTAATTGAGAAGTTCTAACAAAGAATAAAAACCGGCCCCCTGCCTCAAAACAGGGGGCTTTTTTTGTGATAACGGGATCAATAGAACTCTTCCATTATAACCTGCTGAAATAACCGGATGAATCAACCGCATTGATATACAGGTACCTATTTTTTTTCTATCTTGGTCAAATGCGAATCAACCGGCTAAAATTACGCTACTTCAGAAATCACATCGATACCGAGGTGGAGTTTGCACCACATCTGAATTTAATAACAGGTCCCAATGGCGCCGGAAAAACCAACGTGATTGATGCCATTCACTACCTTTGCATGAGCCGCAGTTTTGTGGCGTCCAGCGATCAGTACGTGGCCAATAATGAAGAGAAATATTTTATGATCGAGGGCGATTTTGAAGGCGAGATCCGACAGTCGTTCAAGGTATCGTGCAGTTATTCGCGGGGGGAGGGGAAAAAAATATTTGTGAACGACAGCCCGCTCTCCCGCCTGTCTGACCTGATCGGGATGGTGCCGGTTGTAGTGATGAGTCCGGAAGATCTGAAACTAACTGCAGAAGGCCCGGCGGAGCGCCGCTCATTTCTCGACAGTATGATCAGCCAGATCTCCCCAAAATATCTTCGTGATCTGATAAAATTCCGTCACATCCGAAAACAGCGTAACAAACTGCTGCAGGAATTTCGCGGGCCGCGTGAGATTCTGGAGGGATATCTTGAGCCATGGAATCTGCAGCTAACCGAAACCGGCTCACGCCTGATTGCCAAACGGGCAGAAGTACTGGAACGTTTTA
The window above is part of the Rhodohalobacter sp. SW132 genome. Proteins encoded here:
- a CDS encoding RagB/SusD family nutrient uptake outer membrane protein; translated protein: MSTSCNLVEVDPVTDPNSPSSAAVLENATLGQLQDLAAGLESVHRNYNSATSGWWSLTGTISRELYYINTSDPSFAGTWLQIPPVSVPAEQDNNFFVDGSGYNTPYFAIRHANLVIESVNNTDVVTEAQRNGYLGFANTIKAYQFQMPLMHQYENGIRVDVTFQEPLNPGGYLSYDDALSEIRGILDQGYSNLQNAGNEFAFTLSQGFEGFNTPSGMMEVNRAIAARYAIYAEDWQGALTALDDSFLNLTPGQGEAELYAGPQHTFSGGNDLFNPYHFVPDADQNLLIVPSPAFVDEADNGDLRLERKLEERENPATTPDITGLESAYQDARFSSATSPMPFIRNEELLLIYAEANIQIGDAASLDNAVDALNIIREAWGVGAYTGTINQEALIDEMLKQRRYSLWGEGHRWVDMRRYERLDQIDTSADGGRVANYIGRPQGELDWDTFSSN
- a CDS encoding DNA replication/repair protein RecF; the protein is MRINRLKLRYFRNHIDTEVEFAPHLNLITGPNGAGKTNVIDAIHYLCMSRSFVASSDQYVANNEEKYFMIEGDFEGEIRQSFKVSCSYSRGEGKKIFVNDSPLSRLSDLIGMVPVVVMSPEDLKLTAEGPAERRSFLDSMISQISPKYLRDLIKFRHIRKQRNKLLQEFRGPREILEGYLEPWNLQLTETGSRLIAKRAEVLERFKRYLEFQYQSISELKLKPGLRYQTITDQTEDEDDIRETYMQQLEENSEKEMDREQTLIGPHRDEVVFYLDDMELRNYGSQGQHRLFSMALKMAQLFYYSDQLDDLPIMLLDDIFGNLDQQKVSVIMKTLTKHSGQTFITSAAEKPFLESQFKDHVTNRWFRVEDGQIATKAET